From Nicotiana tabacum cultivar K326 chromosome 20, ASM71507v2, whole genome shotgun sequence, one genomic window encodes:
- the LOC107816974 gene encoding inorganic pyrophosphatase TTM2 yields the protein MAKDNGNAESNHRRAGLLKDQVRLVKRKNCDRYEIVSIPDNLSFEKGFFVVIRACQLLVQKNEGLIIIGVAGPSGAGKTVFTEKILSFMPSVAVISMDNYNDASRIVDGNFDDPRLTDYDTLLKNINDLKAGKPAEVPIYDFKSSSRVGYRTLEVPSSRILIIEGIYALSEKLRPLLDLRVSVTGGVHFDLVKRVLRDIQRAGQEPSEIIHQISETVYPMYKAFIEPDLKTAHIKIINKFNPFTGFQSPTYILKSSRNMNVDQIKSALSEEHTESTEETYDIYLLPPGEDPETCQSYLRMRNKDGKYSLMFEEWVTDSPFVISPRISFEVSVKLLGGLMALGYTIAAILKRSSHVFSDEKVCVKIDWLEQLNRHYVQVQGRDRVIVKSVADQLGLEGSYTPRTYIEQIQLEKLVNEVMALPDDLKTKLSLDEDLVSSPKEALSRASAERVAWRNKNFRGGLSHSYANHREKNLLKIDTDSRRFDDRNTDSATTLANQGAVTHLSEQISTLNDRMDDFTSRMEELNSKLSSKRASPSTQNLALQTEACNGSGPTSYFISGLENGSLTGSIMPNSSSSSLLIPKESTLMEELSNVARGQRQIIHQLDNLSNLLRDRLGEQSRQARKSKRRDITDIDSIRVPLIVTLAVGGLGFFLFKSLQNRN from the exons ATGGCTAAAGATAATGGCAATGCTGAATCAAATCATCGAAGAGCTGGTCTCTTAAAGGACCAGGTTCGACTAGTTAAGAGAAAGAATTGTGATCGATATGAGATTGTCTCGATACCTGATAATTTGTCATTTGAGAAAGGATTCTTTGTTGTAATCCGTGCATGCCAATTGTTGGTTCAAAAGAATGAAGGATTGATAATAATTGGAGTAGCTGGTCCCTCCGGAGCTGGAAAGACTGTATTTACTGAGAAAATACTCAGCTTCATGCCAAGTGTTGCAGTTATCTCTATGGATAACTACAATGACGCTAGTCGAATAGTTGATGGCAACTTTGATG ATCCACGACTAACGGACTACGATACGCTGCTTAAAAACATCAATGATCTAAAGGCTGGGAAGCCGGCTGAGGTTCCAATATATGATTTCAAATCTAGCTCTCGTGTAGGCTACAG GACTCTTGAAGTACCTAGCTCCCGCATTTTGATTATTGAGGGTATCTATGCCTTGAGTGAAAAGTTGCGTCCTTTGTTGGACCTTCGCGTATCTGTGACAGGTGGAGTTCACTTTGATCTTGTAAAAAGGGTTTTACGTGATATACAACGTGCCGGGCAGGAGCCGTCAGAGATAATCCATCAAATATCTGAAACG GTTTATCCAATGTACAAGGCTTTTATTGAACCTGATCTCAAGACtgcacatataaaaattatcaacaaATTTAATCCGTTTACTGGATTTCAGAGTCCTACGTACATTCTAAAG TCTTCTAGGAATATGAATGTAGATCAAATCAAGTCTGCCCTATCTGAAGAACACACTGAAAGTACGGAGGAAACTTACGACATATACCTTCTGCCACCTGGTGAAGATCCAGAGACTTGCCAATCATATCTGAGGATGCGAAATAAAGATGGAAAATACAGTCTCATGTTTGAG GAGTGGGTCACTGATTCTCCATTTGTTATATCCCCAAGAATCAGTTTTGAGGTCAGTGTGAAGCTTCTTGGTGGATTGATGGCTTTGGGATACACAATTGCGGCAATACTCAAAAGAAGCAGTCACGTATTTTCTGATGAAAAGGTCTGCGTGAAAATTGATTGGCTAGAACAACTGAACCGCCATTATGTTCAG GTGCAAGGAAGAGATCGTGTTATTGTAAAATCTGTTGCTGATCAACTGGGACTGGAGGGTTCATACACTCCACGAACATATATTGAGCAAATACAGCTAGAGAAGCTTGTGAATGAAGTTATG GCACTACCAGATGATTTGAAAACAAAGCTTagcttagatgaagatcttgtctCCAGCCCTAAAGAAGCTCTCTCTCGAGCCTCAGCAGAGAGAGTAGCATGGAGAAATAAGAATTTCAGAGG TGGATTGTCACATTCATACGCAAATCACAGGGAGAAAAATCTATTGAAGATAGATACTGATAGTCGAAGGTTTGATGACAGAAACACTGATTCAGCAACAACATTAGCAAACCAG GGAGCTGTTACACATTTATCGGAACAAATTTCTACCTTGAATGATCGGATGGATGACTTTACATCTAGAATGGAAGAACTTAATTCCAAGTTAAGCAGCAAAAGAGCTTCTCCGAGCACTCAAAATCTGGCTTTGCAAACTGAAGCTTGTAATGGATCCGGCCCAACTTCTTACTTCATTTCTGGTTTAGAAAATGGTTCCTTGACAGGATCCATTATGCCAAATTCCTCATCATCTTCTTTGCTAATTCCAAAGGAGTCCACACTGATGGAAGAG CTATCTAATGTTGCACGTGGACAACGTCAAATTATTCATCAGTTGGACAATCTTAGCAATCTTCTTCGCGACAGGCTAGGAGAACAATCACGGCAAGCAAGAAAAAGCAAGAGAAGAGATATTACCGATATTGATTCGATTAGAGTACCTCTGATTGTGACCTTAGCAGTTGGTGGATTGGGATTCTTTTTGTTTAAGAGCCTACAAAACAGAAACTGA